Proteins encoded by one window of Chondromyces crocatus:
- a CDS encoding right-handed parallel beta-helix repeat-containing protein, whose product MRVDENRLGLGRTGMLALAFAAIGIASVGCVVQSEDELSYEDEDLAADVEGIEAEAAVGEVAVGDEVEDDAVADAEEEEFGTAQQALGTVYKVGPARPYKNLGQVANLLKPGDVVEVDGNASYAGGIRFSKHGSASQKITIRGLRVSGKRPILSGGTTTVELAGNHYVFEGFDVTGGSSRCVFHHANNVTIRDSVVHHCPGHGILGADSDSGSLLMEYVEVHNAGSGTTRHPVYIATDETAFPGSVFRMQHCYIHDATGGNAVKSRAERNEIYYNWIEGGHYKELELIGPDGQRENLAREDGDVVGNVFRKTHNQFVVRVGGDGTGQSWGRYRFSNNTFLLKQGSSAAIHAFDGIESIELHNNIFHRVGGGSVQVLRDDGTWTGGSQLVKGVKNATPQGSAIPAGLTQGVTQDNPGFVNPSARDFRLASSSPLRSVGVNAPATIPGHAFPTPLARPLFLPPPGNAQASGGAASRPLASIIALGAFE is encoded by the coding sequence ATGCGCGTAGACGAGAATCGCCTCGGACTCGGTCGGACAGGGATGCTCGCGCTGGCCTTCGCAGCGATCGGGATCGCCAGCGTCGGCTGCGTGGTGCAGTCGGAAGACGAACTGTCCTACGAGGACGAGGATCTCGCGGCGGACGTCGAAGGAATCGAAGCGGAAGCAGCAGTCGGTGAAGTGGCGGTCGGTGACGAGGTCGAGGACGACGCTGTCGCCGACGCAGAAGAAGAAGAGTTCGGCACGGCCCAGCAGGCGCTCGGCACGGTGTACAAGGTCGGCCCCGCGCGGCCGTACAAGAACCTCGGTCAGGTCGCGAATCTCCTCAAGCCGGGCGACGTCGTCGAGGTCGACGGCAATGCCAGCTATGCCGGCGGCATCCGGTTCTCCAAGCACGGCTCGGCGAGCCAGAAGATCACCATCCGCGGCCTCCGCGTCAGCGGCAAGCGCCCCATCCTCTCGGGGGGCACCACCACCGTCGAGCTGGCTGGCAATCACTACGTCTTCGAAGGCTTCGACGTCACCGGCGGCAGCTCACGCTGCGTCTTCCACCACGCCAACAACGTCACCATCCGGGACTCGGTCGTCCACCATTGCCCTGGCCACGGCATCCTCGGCGCCGACTCCGACTCGGGCTCGCTGCTCATGGAGTACGTGGAGGTCCACAACGCCGGCTCCGGCACCACGCGGCACCCGGTCTACATCGCCACCGACGAGACCGCCTTTCCTGGCTCCGTGTTCCGGATGCAGCATTGCTACATCCACGACGCGACGGGCGGCAACGCCGTGAAATCGCGCGCCGAGCGAAACGAGATCTATTACAACTGGATCGAGGGCGGCCATTACAAGGAGCTGGAGCTGATCGGCCCCGACGGCCAGCGAGAGAACCTGGCGCGCGAGGACGGCGACGTCGTGGGCAACGTGTTCCGCAAGACGCACAACCAGTTCGTGGTGCGCGTCGGTGGCGACGGCACGGGCCAGAGCTGGGGCCGCTACCGCTTCTCGAACAACACCTTCCTGCTCAAGCAGGGCTCGTCGGCGGCGATCCACGCCTTCGACGGCATCGAGAGCATCGAGCTGCACAACAACATCTTCCACCGCGTCGGCGGCGGCAGCGTGCAGGTCCTGCGTGACGACGGCACCTGGACCGGCGGCAGCCAGCTCGTCAAGGGCGTGAAGAACGCCACCCCCCAGGGCTCGGCGATCCCCGCTGGCCTGACCCAGGGCGTCACCCAGGACAACCCGGGCTTCGTGAACCCGAGCGCCCGCGACTTCCGCCTCGCCTCGTCGAGCCCCCTTCGCAGCGTCGGCGTGAACGCCCCCGCCACCATCCCCGGGCACGCCTTCCCGACCCCGCTCGCGCGCCCCTTGTTCTTGCCCCCTCCCGGCAACGCCCAGGCCTCCGGCGGCGCCGCCTCCAGGCCCCTCGCCAGCATCATCGCCCTCGGCGCCTTCGAATGA
- a CDS encoding nuclear transport factor 2 family protein has product MNPTIVDIVNASQDALISGDIEKYLSLFAEDVVAVDPMFPPTIGLDALRHHVEALLAALDRPRFVERRIFAIGRSAAFRYTIEANFAGGGPVSLVGVDVFEINDAGRIRSVTSYFDPSAFTAST; this is encoded by the coding sequence ATGAATCCGACCATCGTCGATATCGTCAATGCCTCCCAGGACGCCCTCATCTCGGGCGACATCGAAAAATACCTCTCCTTGTTCGCGGAGGACGTGGTTGCCGTCGACCCCATGTTCCCTCCGACCATCGGCCTCGATGCCCTCCGGCACCACGTCGAGGCACTCCTCGCTGCGCTCGATCGGCCCCGCTTCGTCGAGCGCCGCATCTTCGCGATCGGCCGGAGCGCCGCGTTCCGGTACACCATCGAAGCGAATTTCGCCGGGGGCGGCCCCGTGAGCCTCGTCGGCGTGGACGTCTTCGAGATCAACGACGCGGGCCGCATCCGCAGCGTGACCAGCTATTTCGATCCATCCGCATTCACTGCGAGCACCTGA
- a CDS encoding proprotein convertase P-domain-containing protein, which yields MRRRDGIMRAAALLAVAGCNALSGVNDFTFDTSGGDGGGGSGGAHAGCGDGRVELEEACDDGNVRSGDGCDAGCEIEEGFGCAGSPSVCGPYLTSRVGVGPGLAHALPDDQRYDGSIESMECMALPVTMVATRVVRVEVLVGLSHSWLSDLVIKVVSPEGTVTTLLSRAGIEEPDDGSSELDGDGSNLVVTHPITFRDDAASPAELMGVNIDNSKAVCRDDGICAYGPSPGKGPGKSLADFELESPSGDWLVCVADADDTETGTLDQARITVVAW from the coding sequence ATGCGACGACGGGATGGGATCATGCGCGCGGCAGCGCTGCTCGCGGTCGCCGGGTGCAACGCGCTCTCCGGGGTGAACGACTTCACGTTCGACACGAGCGGGGGCGACGGAGGCGGTGGAAGCGGTGGGGCGCACGCTGGATGCGGAGATGGGCGCGTCGAGCTGGAGGAGGCGTGCGACGACGGGAACGTGCGGAGCGGCGATGGCTGTGATGCTGGGTGCGAGATCGAGGAGGGCTTCGGCTGCGCAGGGTCGCCCAGCGTGTGCGGGCCGTACCTGACGTCGAGGGTGGGGGTGGGGCCAGGCCTTGCTCACGCGCTGCCCGACGATCAGCGGTACGACGGGAGCATCGAGAGCATGGAGTGCATGGCGCTGCCCGTCACCATGGTGGCGACACGGGTGGTGCGGGTCGAGGTGCTGGTGGGGCTGTCGCACTCGTGGCTGAGCGATCTGGTGATCAAGGTGGTGAGCCCGGAAGGGACGGTGACGACGCTGCTCAGCCGGGCAGGGATCGAGGAGCCCGATGATGGGTCGTCGGAGCTGGATGGAGATGGGTCGAACCTGGTGGTGACGCACCCGATCACGTTCCGGGACGACGCGGCGTCCCCCGCGGAGCTGATGGGGGTGAACATCGACAACAGCAAGGCGGTGTGCCGCGACGACGGGATCTGTGCGTACGGGCCGAGTCCAGGCAAGGGGCCGGGGAAGAGCCTCGCCGACTTCGAGCTGGAGTCGCCCAGCGGCGACTGGTTGGTGTGTGTCGCCGATGCAGACGACACGGAGACCGGGACGCTGGACCAGGCGAGGATCACCGTGGTGGCCTGGTGA
- a CDS encoding sterol desaturase family protein, with amino-acid sequence MTTATQERLVRPSTCRMFETPLIERFSRSHPILPFVFWLPVVAYLGVRAVGNEVGLLAGLGLVLAGLLIWTFAEYVLHRWLFHYVGPRPWQRRVHFILHGVHHDFPQDTDRLVFPLGASIPMGAGFYLLFRLLLGPVLVDPIFIGFGLGYLAYDGTHYAVHNFRLTSRWGKWIKRHHMIHHHTGEEARWGVSSPIWDYVFGTMGSKADKAG; translated from the coding sequence ATGACCACGGCCACCCAGGAGCGCCTCGTTCGTCCCAGCACGTGTCGCATGTTCGAGACGCCGCTCATCGAGCGGTTCTCTCGCAGTCACCCGATCCTACCCTTCGTCTTCTGGCTGCCCGTGGTCGCCTACCTCGGCGTGCGCGCAGTCGGTAACGAGGTGGGCCTGCTCGCCGGCCTCGGTCTCGTGCTGGCGGGTCTGCTCATCTGGACCTTCGCCGAGTACGTCCTGCACCGCTGGCTCTTCCACTACGTGGGGCCGAGGCCGTGGCAGCGACGGGTGCACTTCATCTTGCACGGTGTGCACCACGACTTCCCACAAGACACAGACCGGCTGGTGTTCCCGCTCGGCGCGAGCATCCCCATGGGTGCCGGGTTCTACCTGCTTTTCCGGCTGCTCTTGGGTCCTGTTCTGGTCGATCCCATCTTCATCGGGTTCGGGCTTGGCTACCTCGCCTACGATGGCACGCACTATGCAGTTCACAACTTCCGACTGACCTCCAGGTGGGGGAAGTGGATCAAGCGACACCACATGATCCACCACCACACCGGAGAAGAGGCGCGCTGGGGCGTGTCCTCGCCGATCTGGGACTACGTGTTCGGAACGATGGGGTCGAAGGCCGACAAGGCTGGCTGA
- a CDS encoding phosphoribosylanthranilate isomerase — MIRVKICCISSIVEARLAISLGAAALGLVSEMPSGPGVITDDEIASIARTVPPGVSSFLLTSAHDPARIIAQQQAAGVDTLQLVDRLPRGVCSELRAALPGVRLVQVIHVLDEASIDEALEAAPEVHALLLDSGNPNLAVKQLGGTGRVHDWTLSRKICDRSPVPVFLAGGLRADNVASAIRAVRPFGVDLCSSVRTEGHLDPDKLGTFFQAVGAA; from the coding sequence ATGATCCGGGTGAAGATTTGCTGCATCTCATCCATCGTCGAGGCGCGCCTCGCCATCTCCCTGGGCGCCGCTGCGCTCGGCCTGGTCTCCGAGATGCCGAGCGGCCCCGGTGTCATCACCGACGATGAGATCGCCTCCATCGCGCGGACCGTTCCACCAGGCGTGTCTTCGTTTCTCCTCACCTCCGCGCACGACCCAGCGCGGATCATCGCTCAGCAGCAGGCCGCAGGCGTCGACACCCTTCAGCTCGTGGACAGGCTCCCGCGAGGCGTGTGTAGCGAGCTGCGCGCCGCGCTCCCCGGCGTGCGCCTGGTGCAGGTGATCCACGTGCTGGACGAGGCCTCGATCGACGAAGCACTGGAGGCTGCCCCCGAGGTTCACGCGCTGCTCCTCGACTCGGGCAACCCGAACCTGGCTGTGAAGCAGCTCGGCGGCACGGGCCGCGTCCACGACTGGACCCTGAGCCGGAAGATCTGCGATCGATCCCCTGTCCCCGTGTTCCTCGCGGGTGGCCTGCGCGCCGACAACGTCGCCTCGGCCATCCGCGCCGTGCGGCCCTTCGGCGTGGACCTGTGCAGCAGCGTCAGGACCGAGGGGCACCTCGACCCCGACAAGCTGGGTACGTTCTTCCAGGCGGTCGGCGCTGCATGA
- a CDS encoding feruloyl-CoA synthase, giving the protein MVLASPVPLGPHARCLGDWLERWAADAPERVFLTERDAGGVLVEVTFAQARDAVRTLAQTLLDLDLAPDRPLALLSDNGIHHALLQLAAMHVGIPAVPISPAYALMSRDLEKLRAIVSQVRPGAVFAADGAAFGRALAAVTAIEPSTRVLVSSAAPPGAMLVDGMCKGGHGQAVEVAFRAITPDTVAKILFTSGSTGTPKGVLNTHRMLCANQEMIATLWPFLSERPPVTVDWLPWSHTFGGNHNFNMFLRHGGTLHVDGGKPAPGLVERTLSRLREVSPTIYFNVPRGYEMILPHLENDAALRDGFFRELDVLFYAAAALPQSLWLRLEAVSKQARGAPVPMISAWGTTETSPMATCVHFPLERAGNIGLPAPGCEIKLAPVGDKLEIRVRGPQVMPGYLGDTRADAFDEEGFYRTGDAACLADPDAPSKGILFDGRISENFKLSSGTWVSVGALRVALVAAMSPLIQDAVITGHDREEVGALLLPNPAACARLCGSELPLAELLRRDEVRAHVRAALRAHNDGCGGSSRRVGRVLLLEEPPSIDAGEITDKGYVNQRAVLTRRATLVERLYAEPPGDDVILAEGREGNER; this is encoded by the coding sequence ATGGTGCTGGCCTCGCCCGTACCGCTCGGACCTCACGCGCGGTGCCTGGGCGACTGGCTGGAGCGCTGGGCGGCTGACGCGCCCGAGCGGGTGTTCCTCACGGAGCGTGATGCAGGGGGCGTTCTCGTCGAGGTCACCTTTGCCCAGGCGCGTGACGCGGTCCGGACGCTCGCGCAGACGCTCCTCGATCTCGACCTGGCACCGGATCGGCCCCTCGCGCTGCTGTCGGACAATGGGATCCACCACGCCCTTCTCCAGCTCGCTGCCATGCACGTTGGCATTCCTGCCGTGCCCATCTCTCCAGCGTACGCGCTGATGTCGCGGGATCTGGAGAAGCTCCGCGCGATCGTGAGCCAGGTTCGCCCTGGCGCCGTGTTTGCGGCCGACGGCGCAGCCTTCGGGCGCGCGCTCGCAGCGGTCACCGCGATCGAGCCGAGCACACGCGTGCTCGTGTCATCGGCCGCGCCGCCGGGCGCGATGCTCGTGGACGGGATGTGCAAAGGAGGACACGGCCAGGCCGTGGAGGTCGCATTCCGCGCGATCACCCCCGACACGGTGGCGAAGATCCTGTTCACCTCGGGCTCTACGGGGACACCGAAGGGCGTGCTGAACACCCACCGCATGCTGTGTGCGAACCAGGAGATGATCGCCACCCTCTGGCCGTTCCTCTCCGAGCGCCCCCCGGTGACGGTGGACTGGCTTCCGTGGAGCCACACGTTCGGGGGCAACCACAACTTCAACATGTTTCTTCGCCACGGCGGGACGCTGCACGTGGACGGCGGCAAGCCAGCGCCGGGCCTCGTGGAGCGCACGCTCTCCAGGCTGCGCGAGGTATCGCCCACCATCTACTTCAACGTGCCGCGGGGCTACGAGATGATCCTGCCCCACCTGGAGAACGATGCGGCGCTGCGTGACGGGTTCTTCCGGGAGCTGGACGTGCTGTTCTACGCCGCCGCCGCGCTCCCCCAGAGCCTCTGGCTGCGGCTCGAAGCCGTATCGAAGCAGGCGCGGGGCGCGCCGGTCCCGATGATCTCGGCGTGGGGAACGACGGAGACATCGCCCATGGCGACCTGCGTCCACTTCCCGCTGGAGCGGGCGGGGAACATCGGCCTGCCGGCCCCGGGCTGCGAGATCAAGCTGGCCCCCGTGGGAGACAAACTCGAGATCCGGGTACGTGGACCGCAGGTGATGCCGGGATACCTGGGCGACACGCGGGCGGACGCCTTCGACGAGGAGGGATTCTATAGAACGGGCGACGCCGCATGCCTCGCCGATCCGGACGCCCCCTCGAAGGGGATCCTGTTCGATGGCCGCATCAGTGAGAACTTCAAGCTGTCGTCGGGGACATGGGTCTCCGTGGGGGCCCTCCGTGTGGCGCTGGTCGCCGCGATGTCACCCCTGATCCAGGACGCGGTGATCACCGGCCACGATCGTGAAGAGGTGGGGGCCCTGCTCCTCCCGAACCCGGCAGCGTGTGCTCGGCTCTGTGGCAGCGAGCTGCCTCTGGCAGAACTCCTGCGGCGCGACGAGGTGCGTGCCCATGTGCGTGCTGCGCTGCGCGCTCACAACGATGGGTGTGGTGGCTCCAGCCGACGCGTGGGGCGCGTGCTGCTGCTCGAAGAGCCCCCGTCGATCGACGCGGGCGAGATCACGGACAAGGGATACGTGAACCAGCGAGCGGTGCTGACACGCCGAGCGACGCTGGTGGAGCGTCTGTACGCGGAGCCTCCGGGGGACGACGTGATCCTCGCCGAGGGCAGGGAAGGGAACGAGCGATGA
- a CDS encoding radical SAM/SPASM domain-containing protein, which produces MSAEDAIAAVRAAASRSPVVYLGTEAFAALDLLPSLVTTAAEEGALPILMTCGALSEPLEVLEPALSALSTRGPYAVLWTLDVSHHARLDMREIKRLLRMVDRVSNAMLQVLFVLPDGAVLPSALLEAGLINRGCMLSTRRGESLSSYMRGCAGALLDLPQDASTSNAIREPTGQRTEESPSHPLSFRSLVFETTYFCNARCDHCYTSCGPDASRERLSVDDVRRVIDEATQLPNLAKNCHFAGGEATIYWHELMQMLAHADARGFSNAITTNGFWAGTLDRALRKVGELASVGVRTIELSADAMHQDYIAPGVVTNMIRAGKQLGVQIVLRVCTTRRQNAGHVVTHLAPEEQCGVTVATMPAAAIGRAALIPENDLWRKPGLPEGSCAHALNVVVAPDGRVYPCCNGGELCPSLSLGSIHEGSLQDMMSSLRPNFMLRTLVHAGPAHFASFLREAGLGAKLRDRYGSFCELCTQIFTDPELTQAVQQEVQRRAFAALLSSTAAPKGPC; this is translated from the coding sequence ATGTCTGCCGAGGACGCCATCGCTGCGGTGCGCGCAGCGGCCAGCCGGTCTCCCGTCGTCTACCTGGGCACGGAGGCGTTCGCTGCGCTCGACCTCCTGCCATCACTCGTCACTACGGCGGCCGAGGAGGGCGCTTTGCCCATCCTGATGACCTGCGGGGCGCTGAGTGAGCCGCTCGAGGTGCTCGAGCCGGCGCTCTCCGCGCTCTCCACCCGTGGGCCCTACGCGGTGCTGTGGACGCTCGACGTCAGCCACCACGCGCGGCTCGACATGCGCGAGATCAAGCGCCTCTTGCGCATGGTCGATCGGGTGTCGAACGCCATGCTCCAGGTGCTCTTCGTGCTCCCGGATGGTGCGGTGCTCCCGTCGGCGCTGCTCGAGGCCGGTCTGATCAACCGCGGCTGCATGCTCTCGACGCGCCGCGGGGAGAGCCTCTCGTCCTACATGAGAGGCTGCGCTGGAGCGCTGCTCGACCTCCCGCAAGACGCCTCGACGTCCAACGCGATCCGCGAGCCCACGGGGCAGCGGACCGAAGAGTCACCGTCGCACCCGCTCTCTTTCCGTTCGCTGGTCTTCGAGACGACCTACTTCTGCAACGCCCGCTGTGATCACTGCTACACGAGCTGCGGGCCCGACGCTTCCAGAGAGCGCCTGTCGGTGGATGATGTGCGGCGTGTCATCGACGAGGCCACGCAGCTCCCGAACCTCGCAAAGAACTGCCACTTTGCCGGCGGCGAGGCGACGATCTACTGGCACGAGCTCATGCAGATGCTCGCGCACGCCGATGCCAGAGGCTTCAGCAATGCCATCACCACCAATGGCTTCTGGGCCGGTACGCTCGACCGCGCGCTCCGGAAGGTGGGCGAGCTGGCCTCGGTCGGGGTACGCACCATCGAGCTGAGCGCCGATGCGATGCACCAGGACTACATCGCGCCCGGGGTGGTCACGAACATGATCCGCGCGGGAAAGCAGCTCGGTGTGCAGATCGTTCTGCGCGTGTGCACCACCCGGCGTCAGAACGCGGGACACGTGGTCACCCACCTCGCTCCCGAGGAGCAGTGCGGCGTCACCGTGGCCACCATGCCCGCTGCAGCCATCGGTCGCGCGGCATTGATCCCCGAGAACGATCTGTGGCGAAAGCCGGGTTTGCCGGAGGGCTCCTGCGCGCACGCCCTCAATGTGGTCGTGGCCCCCGATGGCCGCGTGTACCCTTGCTGCAACGGGGGAGAACTCTGCCCGTCCCTCTCCCTCGGGAGCATCCACGAGGGAAGCCTCCAGGACATGATGTCCTCGCTGCGGCCGAACTTCATGCTCCGCACGCTGGTGCATGCAGGCCCGGCCCATTTCGCTTCGTTCCTCAGAGAGGCGGGCCTCGGAGCGAAGCTCCGCGATCGCTACGGTAGCTTCTGCGAACTTTGCACGCAGATATTCACCGATCCGGAGCTGACCCAGGCGGTGCAACAGGAGGTGCAGCGGCGGGCTTTTGCCGCCCTGCTCTCGTCCACGGCCGCGCCGAAGGGGCCTTGCTGA
- a CDS encoding serine hydrolase domain-containing protein gives MLDEQLQAWFGEATQAHQVPGASLAVLVGSAVYCAVAGVRSVGTLEAVTPETLFQLGSATKPWTAAALMRLVDAEKLDLNAPVAGLLGDPEVASAPALMGVNLRHLLSHTSGLPGDYLLDLGEDDGVLARYASRCGALWPQHAPGETMSYCNTGYILAGRLLEVLTGKVWDEAMRDLLFSPLRLRRTVTSAHDALRLGVARGHTLREVPPSDGPGPERKAAMAWQEVPRWEVPRTLGPAGAICTTATELLAFARLHLEHGVTADGTRLLSKHTIDTLDSAHVAVPEPWSVGSHWGLGMALATWCGRRVLAHPGSGAGQFAFLHIVPDRGLAIALLTNGGHAGLLHREVLRVLLAELADLEVPAPLAPAARSAGDVRGALGEKSWASLVGVYERLGLRLEVEAKDDTEGVLRVITTGPVASLAPQPVHALPLRPVAPRQGVFATQLPHEDGWKAVVFYQLDDGRQYVHTGLRATPRVH, from the coding sequence ATGCTTGATGAGCAGCTCCAAGCGTGGTTCGGTGAAGCGACGCAGGCTCACCAGGTGCCCGGGGCCTCTCTGGCAGTCCTGGTGGGGAGCGCGGTGTACTGCGCCGTAGCGGGTGTTCGAAGCGTGGGGACGCTTGAGGCGGTGACGCCCGAGACGCTGTTTCAGCTGGGGTCCGCGACCAAGCCGTGGACGGCTGCGGCGCTGATGCGCCTCGTCGATGCGGAGAAGCTCGACCTGAACGCGCCGGTGGCGGGTCTGCTGGGCGATCCCGAGGTGGCCTCGGCGCCCGCGCTGATGGGCGTGAATCTGCGCCACCTGCTGAGCCACACGAGCGGCCTGCCTGGCGACTACCTGCTCGATCTGGGCGAGGACGACGGGGTGCTCGCCCGCTACGCCTCCCGGTGCGGCGCGCTCTGGCCGCAGCATGCGCCAGGAGAGACGATGTCCTACTGCAACACTGGCTACATCCTGGCAGGGCGTCTCCTGGAGGTGCTGACCGGCAAGGTGTGGGACGAGGCGATGCGGGACCTTCTGTTCTCGCCGCTCCGCTTACGACGAACCGTGACCTCGGCGCACGACGCGCTGCGCCTCGGTGTCGCCAGAGGACATACGCTCCGCGAGGTGCCCCCATCGGACGGACCGGGGCCTGAGAGGAAGGCTGCCATGGCATGGCAGGAAGTGCCTCGCTGGGAGGTTCCTCGCACACTCGGGCCGGCAGGGGCCATCTGCACGACGGCGACCGAGCTGCTCGCCTTCGCCCGCCTCCATCTCGAACACGGGGTCACGGCAGATGGAACGCGGCTGCTGTCGAAGCACACCATCGACACCCTCGACTCGGCGCACGTGGCTGTGCCCGAGCCGTGGAGTGTCGGCAGCCACTGGGGGCTGGGGATGGCGCTCGCGACGTGGTGTGGTCGGCGCGTGCTGGCGCATCCGGGGAGTGGCGCGGGGCAGTTCGCGTTCCTCCACATCGTGCCGGATCGTGGGCTGGCCATCGCGCTGCTGACCAACGGGGGGCACGCTGGGCTCCTCCACCGGGAGGTCCTGCGCGTGCTCCTGGCGGAGCTTGCCGATCTGGAGGTCCCTGCGCCGCTCGCGCCAGCAGCGCGCAGCGCGGGCGACGTACGGGGTGCGCTGGGCGAGAAGTCGTGGGCGTCTCTCGTGGGGGTGTACGAGCGACTCGGTCTGCGCCTGGAGGTGGAGGCGAAGGACGACACGGAGGGCGTGCTGCGGGTGATCACCACAGGACCCGTCGCGTCGCTGGCACCACAGCCAGTGCATGCCTTGCCGCTCCGGCCAGTGGCTCCTCGGCAGGGCGTCTTCGCGACGCAGCTACCCCACGAGGATGGCTGGAAGGCGGTGGTGTTCTACCAGCTCGACGACGGGCGGCAGTACGTCCACACAGGGCTGCGAGCGACCCCGAGGGTCCACTGA
- a CDS encoding LysR family transcriptional regulator, whose product MDLNRIAIFVRVVDERGFTAAARALGLPKSSVSRAVSLLEEDLKVRLLQRSARNISLTDAGATFYERASRGLGVMQEAIAVASDAEAALRGTIRITAPVDLGVWMLAPAVTRFVRRHPDVHVDVTLTSRMVDLVEEGIDLAVRAGTLRDSALIARRVGQAESAIFASPRYLARHGTPSRVEELSQHRCILFRPTRGRATWVLVGPSGEESIELGAFLGADDLSFVRRTILAGAGVGLFPAFMCRREVERGRLVRVLPDHHVPGAPVHLVYPTARHLPHRVAVLRDYLVERLGRLLRPQTFAGSPPAAAPPT is encoded by the coding sequence ATGGATCTGAACCGCATCGCCATCTTCGTGCGCGTCGTCGACGAGCGCGGCTTCACCGCGGCTGCGAGGGCCCTCGGCCTCCCCAAATCCTCCGTCAGTCGTGCCGTCTCCCTCCTGGAGGAAGACCTGAAGGTCCGCCTGCTCCAGCGTAGCGCCCGCAACATCTCCCTCACCGACGCCGGCGCCACGTTCTACGAGCGCGCCTCGCGTGGCCTCGGCGTCATGCAGGAAGCGATCGCCGTCGCCTCCGACGCCGAAGCGGCCCTCCGAGGCACCATCCGCATCACTGCGCCCGTCGATCTGGGGGTGTGGATGCTCGCCCCGGCGGTCACCCGCTTCGTCCGCCGGCACCCTGATGTCCACGTCGACGTCACCCTCACCAGCCGCATGGTGGATCTCGTCGAGGAGGGCATCGATCTCGCCGTCCGCGCCGGGACGCTCCGTGACAGCGCCCTCATCGCCCGTCGCGTCGGTCAGGCCGAGTCGGCGATCTTCGCGTCACCCCGCTACCTGGCCCGCCACGGCACGCCTTCCCGCGTGGAGGAACTCTCCCAGCACCGCTGTATCCTCTTCCGGCCCACCCGTGGCCGCGCGACCTGGGTGCTCGTCGGGCCCTCAGGTGAAGAAAGCATCGAGCTCGGCGCCTTCCTTGGCGCGGACGACCTCTCGTTCGTCCGCCGCACCATCCTCGCTGGCGCCGGCGTAGGCCTCTTCCCCGCCTTCATGTGCCGGCGGGAGGTCGAGCGCGGTCGGCTCGTCCGGGTCCTCCCCGACCACCACGTTCCCGGCGCTCCCGTCCACCTCGTCTACCCGACGGCGCGTCATCTCCCCCACCGTGTCGCCGTGCTCCGCGACTACCTCGTCGAGCGTCTGGGTCGTCTGCTCCGTCCACAAACCTTCGCCGGCTCCCCTCCTGCCGCAGCTCCTCCCACCTGA
- a CDS encoding YceI family protein: protein MTTTSAESTAIEGSKSATQAARWVIDASHSTISFKVRHLMISNVHGTFKGVSGEVVYDPQHPATAKVSASIEVASINTNEEKRDEHLRSADFFDAAQYPTITFASKGFATKGDSGSLVGDLTIHGTTREVTLSVEELTAEHGDPWGNRRIGATAKTKIKRSDFGMGWNTVLEAGGLMVGDEITITIEVELIKQA from the coding sequence ATGACAACGACGAGCGCAGAGTCCACGGCGATCGAGGGTTCGAAGTCGGCCACGCAGGCGGCGCGGTGGGTGATCGATGCATCCCACTCGACCATCTCGTTCAAGGTGCGGCACCTGATGATCTCGAACGTGCACGGGACGTTCAAGGGGGTCTCGGGCGAGGTGGTGTACGACCCCCAGCACCCGGCGACGGCGAAGGTGTCGGCCAGCATCGAGGTGGCCTCGATCAACACGAATGAGGAGAAACGGGACGAGCATCTCCGGAGCGCCGATTTCTTCGACGCAGCGCAGTACCCGACGATCACCTTCGCGTCGAAGGGGTTCGCGACGAAGGGGGATAGCGGATCCCTGGTGGGTGACCTGACCATCCATGGGACGACAAGGGAGGTGACGCTATCCGTGGAGGAGCTGACCGCGGAGCACGGCGATCCCTGGGGCAACCGGCGTATCGGGGCGACCGCGAAGACGAAGATCAAGCGGTCGGACTTCGGGATGGGATGGAACACGGTGCTGGAAGCCGGCGGTCTGATGGTCGGGGACGAGATCACGATCACGATCGAGGTGGAGCTGATCAAGCAAGCTTGA